A genomic region of Rhodococcus pyridinivorans contains the following coding sequences:
- a CDS encoding SDR family NAD(P)-dependent oxidoreductase encodes MEIQGSAALVTGAASGLGAATARRLADAGATVFGLDLQQSIDRVGDAAPAGVTLLATDVTSGDEVQAAVDRIVESGVPLRIVVNCAGVGWAGRILSKNGPHDLELFRTVITVNLLGTFNVMRLAADAISKTETVDESGQRGVVINTASVAAFEGQIGQIAYSASKGGVHGMTVPAARDLAQFGIRVNTIAPGIVDTPMLAGVTEEYRKGLEAGVPFPSRLAQPAEYAQLAQMIVEHDYLNGETIRMDGALRMAPR; translated from the coding sequence GTGGAGATTCAGGGATCCGCCGCACTGGTGACCGGTGCCGCATCCGGTCTCGGCGCCGCAACCGCACGCCGTCTCGCCGACGCCGGAGCCACCGTCTTCGGCCTCGACCTGCAGCAGTCCATCGACCGCGTCGGCGATGCCGCACCCGCGGGTGTCACGCTCCTCGCGACCGATGTGACCAGCGGCGACGAGGTGCAGGCCGCCGTCGACCGCATCGTCGAGTCGGGTGTTCCGCTGCGCATCGTCGTCAACTGCGCCGGTGTCGGCTGGGCCGGCCGCATCCTGTCGAAGAACGGCCCGCACGACCTCGAGCTGTTCCGCACGGTCATCACCGTCAACCTGCTCGGCACCTTCAACGTCATGCGCCTCGCGGCCGACGCGATCTCCAAGACCGAGACGGTCGACGAGTCGGGTCAGCGCGGCGTCGTCATCAACACCGCCTCGGTGGCGGCGTTCGAGGGCCAGATCGGTCAGATCGCGTACTCCGCGTCGAAGGGTGGCGTGCACGGCATGACCGTTCCCGCCGCACGCGACCTCGCGCAGTTCGGCATCCGCGTCAACACCATCGCCCCCGGCATCGTCGACACCCCGATGCTCGCCGGTGTCACCGAGGAGTACCGCAAGGGCCTCGAGGCCGGTGTGCCGTTCCCGTCGCGGCTCGCCCAGCCCGCCGAGTACGCGCAGCTCGCGCAGATGATCGTCGAGCACGACTACCTCAACGGTGAGACCATCCGCATGGACGGCGCGCTGCGCATGGCGCCGCGGTAA
- a CDS encoding MFS transporter — protein MTMLADIRGQTFAALRGPNFRLYISGQAVSLIGTWMQTVAQSWLVLQLTGSATAIGIVLALQTVPMLLLGPYGGVVADRSDKRRLMIGLQTLMGVQALILGLLVVTDTIALWHVYVLAVALGLNQCFENPARQSFMLELVGPEDLRNAVSLQSVLASCSRMIGPAVAGLVIAAGGLGVCFLLNAASFVAVVTSLLRLDVSRLQRSPAAARAKGQLREGFAYVRSTPDLAVPLSMMALVGCLAFEFQVVLPVLADHTFAAGAGAYGFLTAAMGAGSVVGGLAVATWGRTGTRPLILTSLAFGIAMAVAAAAPNLTTLIVLMVIVGALSVTFTSTTNSSLQLASAPTMRGRVMALWSVAFLGSTAIGGPIAGWVCEQWGGRAGLLLGAVACLVAAAMGVVALRRRTATPAEPAAVTG, from the coding sequence GTGACAATGCTCGCCGACATCAGAGGACAGACCTTCGCCGCCCTGCGCGGCCCCAACTTCCGCCTCTACATCAGCGGCCAGGCCGTCTCGCTCATCGGCACGTGGATGCAGACGGTCGCGCAGTCGTGGCTCGTCCTGCAGCTCACCGGCTCCGCGACCGCCATCGGCATCGTGCTCGCACTGCAGACCGTGCCGATGCTGCTGCTCGGCCCCTACGGCGGCGTGGTCGCCGACCGCTCCGACAAACGCCGGCTCATGATCGGGTTGCAGACCCTCATGGGTGTGCAGGCCCTGATCCTGGGGCTGCTCGTCGTCACCGACACGATCGCCCTGTGGCACGTCTACGTCCTGGCGGTCGCGCTCGGCCTCAACCAGTGCTTCGAGAACCCCGCCCGACAGTCGTTCATGCTCGAACTGGTCGGTCCGGAGGATCTGCGGAACGCCGTGAGCCTGCAGTCGGTCCTCGCCTCGTGCTCCCGCATGATCGGCCCGGCCGTCGCCGGCCTGGTCATCGCCGCGGGCGGACTCGGCGTGTGCTTCCTGCTCAACGCCGCGAGCTTCGTTGCCGTCGTCACCTCCTTGCTGCGACTCGACGTCTCCCGGCTCCAGCGCTCCCCCGCCGCCGCCCGCGCGAAGGGACAGCTGCGTGAGGGTTTCGCCTACGTCCGCAGCACGCCCGACCTGGCCGTCCCGCTGTCGATGATGGCGCTCGTCGGATGTCTGGCCTTCGAGTTCCAGGTGGTTCTGCCGGTCCTGGCCGACCACACCTTCGCTGCCGGTGCCGGGGCCTACGGCTTCCTCACCGCCGCGATGGGCGCCGGATCGGTGGTGGGGGGCCTCGCCGTCGCCACCTGGGGTCGCACCGGAACCCGGCCGCTGATCCTCACCTCCCTCGCGTTCGGCATCGCCATGGCGGTCGCCGCCGCGGCCCCGAACCTGACCACGCTCATCGTGCTCATGGTGATCGTGGGCGCACTGAGCGTGACGTTCACGTCCACCACCAACAGTTCGCTGCAACTCGCCTCCGCGCCGACGATGCGCGGACGGGTGATGGCCCTGTGGTCGGTCGCCTTCCTCGGCTCCACGGCCATCGGCGGTCCCATCGCCGGATGGGTCTGCGAGCAGTGGGGTGGCCGGGCCGGATTGCTGCTCGGTGCCGTCGCGTGTCTCGTCGCCGCGGCGATGGGAGTCGTCGCACTGCGCCGCCGGACCGCGACCCCCGCGGAACCCGCGGCCGTCACCGGTTAG
- a CDS encoding MarR family winged helix-turn-helix transcriptional regulator has translation MSELTDSTPRSETPPFDAEDVHRLRIAIGRISRRMGMFASEEGLTRSQSTLLTTVARHETIGVRDLAEIEGLNPTMCSRMVGKLEDAGLLTRSPDTDDKRVVRVHITPAGAALSAELRDRRTALFARHLTELSDRHLEALHDALPALEALSQRVADSPRPSAERGRP, from the coding sequence ATGTCTGAACTCACGGACAGCACCCCTCGATCCGAAACTCCTCCGTTCGACGCGGAAGACGTCCATCGTCTGCGTATCGCGATCGGACGGATCTCCCGCCGCATGGGCATGTTCGCCTCGGAGGAAGGGCTGACGCGTTCGCAGTCGACCCTCCTCACGACCGTCGCCCGCCACGAGACGATCGGAGTCCGCGACCTCGCGGAGATCGAAGGGCTCAACCCCACCATGTGTTCGCGCATGGTGGGCAAACTCGAAGACGCCGGGTTGCTCACCCGGTCCCCCGACACCGACGACAAGCGTGTCGTCCGCGTCCACATCACTCCCGCCGGTGCCGCACTCTCGGCGGAACTGCGCGACCGCCGCACCGCCCTGTTCGCCCGTCACCTCACCGAACTGAGCGACCGGCACCTCGAAGCTCTGCACGACGCACTGCCCGCCCTCGAGGCACTCTCGCAGCGCGTCGCCGATTCACCGCGCCCCTCCGCCGAGAGGGGTCGCCCGTGA